A DNA window from Ctenopharyngodon idella isolate HZGC_01 chromosome 8, HZGC01, whole genome shotgun sequence contains the following coding sequences:
- the LOC127517139 gene encoding H-2 class II histocompatibility antigen, I-E beta chain-like, with amino-acid sequence MSVQKLLSCHLILALAAFLVAESANVYYRYRMSRCIYSSSNISDMVYFNNYYFNKYLFIQFDSTLGRFVGFNEYGMKLAEIWNNDTTVHEERAVVDWFCKVCAQIFDSNICEKSVKPKVKLSSVMQAGGKHPAVLMCSAYEFYPPHIKVSWLRDGKLMTSEVTSTMELADGDWYYQIHSELEYTPKSGEKISCMVEHASFNKPMIYDWDPSLPESERNKIAIGASGLVLGIIMAAAGLIYYKKKSTG; translated from the exons ATGTCAGTGCAAAAGCTCTTGAGTTGTCATCTTATATTGGCACTGGCTGCATTCCTTGTAGCAGAAAGTG CTAATGTATATTACCGATACCGTATGTCAAGATGCATCTACAGCTCCTCTAATATCAGTGACATGGTGTATTTTAACAACTATTActtcaataaatatttattcatacaATTCGACAGCACTCTGGGGAGGTTTGTGGGGTTTAATGAGTATGGAATGAAACTTGCGGAGATCTGGAACAATGACACCACTGTGCATGAAGAAAGAGCTGTTGTGGACTGGTTCTGCAAAGTTTGTGCTCAAATCTTTGACTCCAATATCTGTGAGAAATCAG TGAAACCGAAGGTTAAGCTCAGTTCAGTGATGCAGGCTGGTGGCAAACATCCAGCAGTGCTGATGTGTAGTGCATATGAATTTTATCCTCCACACATCAAAGTGTCCTGGCTGAGAGATGGTAAACTGATGACCTCTGAAGTGACCTCAACAATGGAGCTGGCTGATGGAGACTGGTACTACCAGATCCACTCTGAGCTAGAGTACACCCCCaaatctggagagaagatctcctGTATGGTTGAGCATGCCAGCTTCAATAAACCCATGATTTATGACTGGG ATCCATCTCTCCCTGAGTCTGAGAGGAATAAAATTGCTATTGGAGCTTCTGGTCTGGTGCTGGGGATCATCATGGCAGCTGCTGGACTCATTTATTACAAGAAGAAATCAACAGGTTAG